The Streptococcus mitis region TTGCTACTTTTTGGATATTTTCATTATAATGCTGACTCTCTTTCAAATAGGTTGCATCAACCGTATCTAGCACATAAGAGCCTTTTTTTCCCGTCAAGAGCAGTTTATTGATATCTACATAAGGTGACGTTTTCAGCTTTTCAAAAGTTGATAGATAAAAGTCACGAGACATAGTCGCTTCATACAAGTCCTGACCTTGATACTCTACTAAACTGCCATTTTCCGCGATGAAAATAATGTCATCACGAACATCAGCAAATAATTTTTCTAGAGACAGAAATCCCCGACCCGAAGCCACCGCAAAGTAAATCCCTTTTTCCTTATAGGAAGCCAAGAGAGACTTGAGGCGTTCCATATCAAAGCGCCCATTCCCATCTAGGAAGGTTCCGTCCATATCTGTTGCTACTAGTTTAATTGTCATCCTTCAATACTTTCTAAATCTTTTAACTTCACCGAAACAATTTTTGAGACACCTGATTCTTGCATGGTCACTCCATAGATAGAATCAGCCGCTGCCATGGTTCCCTTACGGTGGGTTACGACGATGAACTGGCTGTCCTTGTCAAAGCGGTTGAGGTAATCCCCAAAACGCTTAACATTAGCTTCATCCAGTGCAGCCTCTACCTCATCCAAGATAACAAACGGGATAGTCTTAACTCGAATGATAGAGAAGAGCAAAGCAAGAGCTGATAAGGCTTTTTCACCACCACTCATGAGGTTAAGCGACTGGATTTTCTTACCTGGAGGTTGAACAGAAATCTCAACCCCAGCTGTCAGCAGGTCTCCTTCAGTCAAAAGTAAGTCCGCCTGACCTCCGCCAAACATCTGCTTGAAGGTCACTTTGAAGGACTCACGAATAGCTTCAAAGGTGGTTTTAAAGCGTTCCTTGACCTCATCATTCATCTCTGTAATGGTCTCAAGGAGCAGGTTTTTCGCTGACAAAATGTCATCTCGCTGGCTATTGAGGAAATCCAGACGGCTGTGAACTTCTTCGTACTGGTCAATAGCTTCTATATTGACAGGCCCCAGTGAGCGAATAGCTTTCTCTAAATCCTGCACCTCTTGCTCTGCCAGATTGAGGTTTTCCAGTTCATGTGCCTTTTCTAGTGCTTCAGTATAGCTAATCTGATACTGGTCTGTTAATTGGCTTTGTAAATGGCGTAAGCGCTCGCTGACCTTTTCTTTCTTAGCTTCAGCACGTGTTTGCTTGCGAATCCATTCCTCATTCTGCTGGCGAGCCTGATCCAAATGACTAGCAATATCATCCAGTTGACCTTCAATATCATCCAACTCAAACTGCTTGCGAATCAAACCTTGTTGGAGATTTATTTTCTGCATTTTGGCTTCTTCCGCCTGTTGACTGAGCAATTCTGTATCAACCTTCTCCAAATTATCAACCTTTTCTTGAAGAAGGCGCTGGATTTCCTCTTGTTCGATATCTAAATTGTCCAATTCTTTGCCTAAACGCTCAATATCAGCTACTTCATAACGTTTTTGCCCTTGTAGTTCTGTCTTAAGAAGGCGAGCTTGCGCTAGCTCTTCATGCAAGTTCTGATAACGTTCTTGGATGGCATTTTTGTTAGACTTAATCTCTTCAATCTCAGCTTCCAGATTTTGCTTGTCACTGGCGATTGTAGCAAGGCGCTCTTGGCATTTTTCCTTATCAGCTTGCCAATCTCCCTCAGTAAGACGATTTAATTCCTCTTCTTGGAGTTTCCAAAGAGTTTCTAGTTCTTCAACTTGTTGACTGGTCTGCTGATAAGCGAGGGACAAGCCTTGCTCCTGAATACGTGCCTGCTCTCCTTGAGATTTGATAGCTTCTAAACTTTCTGTCAATCTAGCCATCTGGTCTTGCAAGGTCTTCAAAGATGCTTCTTCTGAACGAAGACTTGCTTCTTCTTCAGCAATTTCTTTTTGTAATTGCTCCAGTTCTGGCTTGATGAAAATGCTGTTATTCTGGCGATTGGCACCACCCGCGTAGGAACCACCTGTACGCAACTCTGTCCCATCCAATGTTACCATGCGAACCTGATAACGAACTTGTCGAGCAGCTACACGCGCATGTTCTACGGTATCAAAAATAGCTGTTGTAGCTAGCAAATTCTTGAAAATAGCTTCCAACCTATTATCGAAAGTAACCAGCTCATCTGCCATCCCAAGGAAACCTGGGCTTGCAGCGATCACATCTTGGTTCTGACTAGAAATCGTACGCGCCTTGATTGTTGTCAAAGGAAGGAAGGTTGCACGACCGGCTCTGTTTCGTTTAAGGAAATCAATAGCTTTGGTTGCCGACTCTTCATCTTCTACGATGATATGCTGGCTACTTGCCCCTAAGGCAATCTCTAGGGCAATTTGATAATGCACATCAAAGGTCAGGTGCTCACTAACAGCACCAATAATTCCACCAAGGTGGGCTTTTTCTTGGAGAACACTCTTAACACCTGCATAAAAGTTACTATGATTTCTCAGGATATTTTCCAAACTTTGAGCTCTAGCCTGCTTGTTTTTAAGACTGTCCAGACGGTCAAAGAGTTGACTTTGTTGAGCTTGATAGGAGGTTTTCTGCTCCTCTTTCTCCTTGGCAATAGCTTGGTAGTCAGCCAATAATTTCTGAACCTGCTCCTTGGCAGTTTCAAGCTCTTCTTTTTGCTGACTAGCCTTCTCTTTAGCTGTAGTCAGCTGTTTTTTCAGCTTTTCTAATTGATCTGCTTGTTTTTGAGAAAGCTGACGACTATTTTCCAACTCATTCTCGATACGGGTTAGTTGGTTTGACACATCTGCTTCTTCTTGTAAAAGGGCTACAAAGCGTTCACGTAGAAGCTCAATCATCTGATCAGGATCATCTGAAAAAGCCAGCAATTCAGCTTCTAAACGATTGAGTTTTTGATTATTTTGGACTAGATTTTCTTCTAAAAGTGCCAAAGAGCTTTCTTTTTCAGTCTTTTCCTGACTTAGAGCATTTCTCTTATCCTCCAAAGCAGCCAAACGGGCTTGTGCTTCCTGTTGATTCAGGGCTACTTGCTCAGATTCTAATTTCGATAGGGCTAATTTTCTCTCTAAATCACTAATTAGACTGGTCAAATCCATCAAACTACCTTGATCTTTGGCCATTTCAGCCTGTAAATCTTGGCGTTGCTTCTTGAGATTCTGATTTTCCTCTTCTAATTTTTCACGCTTTTGGTAATAGCTTGTCAAGAGTTCCTGAACCTGTACCAACTCTTCTTCTGTCGACTCTAGTTCAGCCTTATTTTCCTTAATTTGAGCAACCAAAACATCTAAATAAATAGCCTTGCGTTGACCCTCCAAGTCTAAAAACTTATGGGCATTCTCAGCTTGCTTCTCAAGAGGCTTGATTTGATTATCCAACTCGTAGATAATGTCCTCTAAGCGGTCTAAATTATCCTGAGTTTGTTGCAATTTGCTCTCAGTCTCTTTTCTACGAGTCTTGTATTTCAAAACTCCAGCAGCTTCTTCAAAAATAGCTCTGCGTTCTTCAGGCTTGGAGTTGAAAATCTCCTCAACCTTCCCTTGGGAAATGATAGAGAAGGAATCTCGTCCCAAACCTGTATCCAAGAAAAGATCATGAATATCACGAAGACGAACTTTCTTGCCGCCAATTTTGTATT contains the following coding sequences:
- a CDS encoding Cof-type HAD-IIB family hydrolase produces the protein MTIKLVATDMDGTFLDGNGRFDMERLKSLLASYKEKGIYFAVASGRGFLSLEKLFADVRDDIIFIAENGSLVEYQGQDLYEATMSRDFYLSTFEKLKTSPYVDINKLLLTGKKGSYVLDTVDATYLKESQHYNENIQKVASLEDITDDIFKFTTNFTEETLEAGEAWVNEHVPGVKAMTTGFESIDIVLDYVDKGVAIVELAKKLGITMDQVMAFGDNLNDLHMMQVVGHPVAPENARPEILELAETVIGHHKDQSVIAYMEGL
- the smc gene encoding chromosome segregation protein SMC; protein product: MYLKEIEIQGFKSFADKTKVVFDQGVTAVVGPNGSGKSNITESLRWALGESSVKSLRGGKMPDVIFAGTESRKPLNYASVVVTLDNHDGFIKDAGQEIRVERHIYRSGDSEYKIGGKKVRLRDIHDLFLDTGLGRDSFSIISQGKVEEIFNSKPEERRAIFEEAAGVLKYKTRRKETESKLQQTQDNLDRLEDIIYELDNQIKPLEKQAENAHKFLDLEGQRKAIYLDVLVAQIKENKAELESTEEELVQVQELLTSYYQKREKLEEENQNLKKQRQDLQAEMAKDQGSLMDLTSLISDLERKLALSKLESEQVALNQQEAQARLAALEDKRNALSQEKTEKESSLALLEENLVQNNQKLNRLEAELLAFSDDPDQMIELLRERFVALLQEEADVSNQLTRIENELENSRQLSQKQADQLEKLKKQLTTAKEKASQQKEELETAKEQVQKLLADYQAIAKEKEEQKTSYQAQQSQLFDRLDSLKNKQARAQSLENILRNHSNFYAGVKSVLQEKAHLGGIIGAVSEHLTFDVHYQIALEIALGASSQHIIVEDEESATKAIDFLKRNRAGRATFLPLTTIKARTISSQNQDVIAASPGFLGMADELVTFDNRLEAIFKNLLATTAIFDTVEHARVAARQVRYQVRMVTLDGTELRTGGSYAGGANRQNNSIFIKPELEQLQKEIAEEEASLRSEEASLKTLQDQMARLTESLEAIKSQGEQARIQEQGLSLAYQQTSQQVEELETLWKLQEEELNRLTEGDWQADKEKCQERLATIASDKQNLEAEIEEIKSNKNAIQERYQNLHEELAQARLLKTELQGQKRYEVADIERLGKELDNLDIEQEEIQRLLQEKVDNLEKVDTELLSQQAEEAKMQKINLQQGLIRKQFELDDIEGQLDDIASHLDQARQQNEEWIRKQTRAEAKKEKVSERLRHLQSQLTDQYQISYTEALEKAHELENLNLAEQEVQDLEKAIRSLGPVNIEAIDQYEEVHSRLDFLNSQRDDILSAKNLLLETITEMNDEVKERFKTTFEAIRESFKVTFKQMFGGGQADLLLTEGDLLTAGVEISVQPPGKKIQSLNLMSGGEKALSALALLFSIIRVKTIPFVILDEVEAALDEANVKRFGDYLNRFDKDSQFIVVTHRKGTMAAADSIYGVTMQESGVSKIVSVKLKDLESIEG